The Pan troglodytes isolate AG18354 chromosome 7, NHGRI_mPanTro3-v2.0_pri, whole genome shotgun sequence genome has a window encoding:
- the YTHDF3 gene encoding YTH domain-containing family protein 3 isoform X1, with product MFYLDLTLFHRAEETGEESFSVQNGSIHQKDAVNDDDFEPYLSSQTNQSNSYPPMSDPYMPSYYAPSIGFPYSLGEAAWSTAGDQPMPYLTTYGQMSNGEHHYIPDGVFSQPGALGNTPPFLGQHGFNFFPGNADFSTWGTSGSQGQSTQSSAYSSSYGYPPSSLGRAITDGQAGFGNDTLSKVPGISSIEQGMTGLKIGGDLTAAVTKTVGTALSSSGMTSIATNSVPPVSSAAPKPTSWAAIARKPAKPQPKLKPKGNVGIGGSAVPPPPIKHNMNIGTWDEKGSVVKAPPTQPVLPPQTIIQQPQPLIQPPPLVQSQLPQQQPQPPQPQQQQGPQPQAQTHQVQPQQQQLQNRWVAPRNRGAGFNQNNGAGSENFGLGVVPVSASPSSVEVHPVLEKLKAINNYNPKDFDWNLKNGRVFIIKSYSEDDIHRSIKYSIWCSTEHGNKRLDAAYRSLNGKGPLYLLFSVNGSGHFCGVAEMKSVVDYNAYAGVWSQDKWKGKFEVKWIFVKDVPNNQLRHIRLENNDNKPVTNSRDTQEVPLEKAKQVLKIIATFKHTTSIFDDFAHYEKRQEEEEAMRRERNRNKQ from the exons ATGTTCTATCTTGATTTGACTCTGTTTCATAGAGCAGAGGAAACAGGCGAAGAATCAT TTTCAGTACAAAACGGTTCGATTCATCAAAAAGATGCTGTAAATGATGATGATTTTGAGCCATACTTAAGTAGCCAGACAAATCAG AGTAACAGCTATCCACCAATGTCAGATCCATACATGCCTAGTTACTATGCTCCATCCATTGGATTTCCATATTCTCTTGGGGAAGCAGCGTGGTCCACAGCTGGAGACCAGCCTATGCCATATCTGACAACCTATGGACAAATGAGTAATGGAGAACATCACTATATACCAGATGGTGTATTTAGTCAACCTGGGGCATTAGGAAATACCCCTCCATTTCTTGGTCAACATGGATTTAACTTTTTTCCTGGTAATGCTGATTTCTCTACATGGGGGACAAGTGGATCTCAGGGACAATCAACACAAAGTTCTGCTTATAGTAGCAGTTATGGCTATCCACCTAGTTCTCTTGGGAGAGCTATTACTGATGGACAggctggatttggcaatgatacTTTGAGTAAGGTGCCTGGCATTAGCAGTATTGAGCAAGGCATGACTGGACTGAAAATTGGTGGTGACCTGACAGCTGCAGTGACAAAAACTGTAGGTACAGCTTTGAGCAGCAGTGGTATGACTAGCATTGCAACCAATAGTGTGCCCCCAGTTAGCAGTGCAGCACCTAAACCAACCTCCTGGGCTGCCATCGCCAGAAAGCCTGCCAAACCTCAACCGAAACTTAAACCCAAGGGCAATGTGGGAATTGGGGGTTCTGCTGTACCACCACCTCCTATAAAACACAACATGAATATTGGAACTTGGGATGAAAAAGGGTCAGTGGTAAAGGCTCCACCAACCCAACCAGTTCTGCCTCCTCAAACTATAATCCAGCAGCCTCAGCCATTAATTCAACCACCACCATTGGTGCAAAGCCAACTGCCTCAACAGCAGCCTCAACCACCACAACCACAGCAGCAACAAGGACCTCAGCCACAGGCCCAGACTCACCAAGTGCAGCCTCAACAGCAGCAGCTGCAGAATCGCTGGGTAGCTCCTCGTAACAGGGGAGCAGGCTTCAACCAGAACAATGGAGCGGGCAGTGAAAACTTTGGTTTAGGTGTTGTACCTGTCAGTGCTTCACCTTCTAGTGTAGAAGTGCATCCCGTGCTGGAAAAGCTAAAGGCCATAAACAACTATAATCCCAAAGACTTTGATTGGAATCTGAAGAATGGACGTGTGTTTATAATTAAAAGCTACTCTGAGGATGACATACATCGTTCCATTAAATACTCTATCTGGTGTAGTACTGAGCATGGTAATAAGCGTTTGGATGCAGCTTACCGTTCCCTGAACGGGAAAGGCCCACTCTATTTACTCTTCAGTGTGAATGGCAGTGGACATTTTTGTGGAGTGGCTGAAATGAAGTCTGTTGTGGACTATAATGCGTATGCTGGTGTCTGGTCTCAGGATAAGTGGAAGGGCAAATTTGAAGTTAAATGGATCTTTGTCAAAGATGTTCCCAATAACCAATTACGGCATATTCGCttagaaaataatgacaacaaaCCGGTTACCAATTCAAGGGACACTCAAGAGGTACCCCTAGAAAAAGCTAAGCAAGTGCTTAAAATAATTGCTACTTTCAAGCATACCACCTCAATCTTTGATGACTTTGCACATTATGAAAAGCGTCAAGAAGAGGAGGAAGCCATGCGTAGG
- the YTHDF3 gene encoding YTH domain-containing family protein 3 isoform X3: MSDPYMPSYYAPSIGFPYSLGEAAWSTAGDQPMPYLTTYGQMSNGEHHYIPDGVFSQPGALGNTPPFLGQHGFNFFPGNADFSTWGTSGSQGQSTQSSAYSSSYGYPPSSLGRAITDGQAGFGNDTLSKVPGISSIEQGMTGLKIGGDLTAAVTKTVGTALSSSGMTSIATNSVPPVSSAAPKPTSWAAIARKPAKPQPKLKPKGNVGIGGSAVPPPPIKHNMNIGTWDEKGSVVKAPPTQPVLPPQTIIQQPQPLIQPPPLVQSQLPQQQPQPPQPQQQQGPQPQAQTHQVQPQQQQLQNRWVAPRNRGAGFNQNNGAGSENFGLGVVPVSASPSSVEVHPVLEKLKAINNYNPKDFDWNLKNGRVFIIKSYSEDDIHRSIKYSIWCSTEHGNKRLDAAYRSLNGKGPLYLLFSVNGSGHFCGVAEMKSVVDYNAYAGVWSQDKWKGKFEVKWIFVKDVPNNQLRHIRLENNDNKPVTNSRDTQEVPLEKAKQVLKIIATFKHTTSIFDDFAHYEKRQEEEEAMRRERNRNKQ, from the coding sequence ATGTCAGATCCATACATGCCTAGTTACTATGCTCCATCCATTGGATTTCCATATTCTCTTGGGGAAGCAGCGTGGTCCACAGCTGGAGACCAGCCTATGCCATATCTGACAACCTATGGACAAATGAGTAATGGAGAACATCACTATATACCAGATGGTGTATTTAGTCAACCTGGGGCATTAGGAAATACCCCTCCATTTCTTGGTCAACATGGATTTAACTTTTTTCCTGGTAATGCTGATTTCTCTACATGGGGGACAAGTGGATCTCAGGGACAATCAACACAAAGTTCTGCTTATAGTAGCAGTTATGGCTATCCACCTAGTTCTCTTGGGAGAGCTATTACTGATGGACAggctggatttggcaatgatacTTTGAGTAAGGTGCCTGGCATTAGCAGTATTGAGCAAGGCATGACTGGACTGAAAATTGGTGGTGACCTGACAGCTGCAGTGACAAAAACTGTAGGTACAGCTTTGAGCAGCAGTGGTATGACTAGCATTGCAACCAATAGTGTGCCCCCAGTTAGCAGTGCAGCACCTAAACCAACCTCCTGGGCTGCCATCGCCAGAAAGCCTGCCAAACCTCAACCGAAACTTAAACCCAAGGGCAATGTGGGAATTGGGGGTTCTGCTGTACCACCACCTCCTATAAAACACAACATGAATATTGGAACTTGGGATGAAAAAGGGTCAGTGGTAAAGGCTCCACCAACCCAACCAGTTCTGCCTCCTCAAACTATAATCCAGCAGCCTCAGCCATTAATTCAACCACCACCATTGGTGCAAAGCCAACTGCCTCAACAGCAGCCTCAACCACCACAACCACAGCAGCAACAAGGACCTCAGCCACAGGCCCAGACTCACCAAGTGCAGCCTCAACAGCAGCAGCTGCAGAATCGCTGGGTAGCTCCTCGTAACAGGGGAGCAGGCTTCAACCAGAACAATGGAGCGGGCAGTGAAAACTTTGGTTTAGGTGTTGTACCTGTCAGTGCTTCACCTTCTAGTGTAGAAGTGCATCCCGTGCTGGAAAAGCTAAAGGCCATAAACAACTATAATCCCAAAGACTTTGATTGGAATCTGAAGAATGGACGTGTGTTTATAATTAAAAGCTACTCTGAGGATGACATACATCGTTCCATTAAATACTCTATCTGGTGTAGTACTGAGCATGGTAATAAGCGTTTGGATGCAGCTTACCGTTCCCTGAACGGGAAAGGCCCACTCTATTTACTCTTCAGTGTGAATGGCAGTGGACATTTTTGTGGAGTGGCTGAAATGAAGTCTGTTGTGGACTATAATGCGTATGCTGGTGTCTGGTCTCAGGATAAGTGGAAGGGCAAATTTGAAGTTAAATGGATCTTTGTCAAAGATGTTCCCAATAACCAATTACGGCATATTCGCttagaaaataatgacaacaaaCCGGTTACCAATTCAAGGGACACTCAAGAGGTACCCCTAGAAAAAGCTAAGCAAGTGCTTAAAATAATTGCTACTTTCAAGCATACCACCTCAATCTTTGATGACTTTGCACATTATGAAAAGCGTCAAGAAGAGGAGGAAGCCATGCGTAGG
- the YTHDF3 gene encoding YTH domain-containing family protein 3 isoform X2 encodes MSATSVDQRPKGQGNKVSVQNGSIHQKDAVNDDDFEPYLSSQTNQSNSYPPMSDPYMPSYYAPSIGFPYSLGEAAWSTAGDQPMPYLTTYGQMSNGEHHYIPDGVFSQPGALGNTPPFLGQHGFNFFPGNADFSTWGTSGSQGQSTQSSAYSSSYGYPPSSLGRAITDGQAGFGNDTLSKVPGISSIEQGMTGLKIGGDLTAAVTKTVGTALSSSGMTSIATNSVPPVSSAAPKPTSWAAIARKPAKPQPKLKPKGNVGIGGSAVPPPPIKHNMNIGTWDEKGSVVKAPPTQPVLPPQTIIQQPQPLIQPPPLVQSQLPQQQPQPPQPQQQQGPQPQAQTHQVQPQQQQLQNRWVAPRNRGAGFNQNNGAGSENFGLGVVPVSASPSSVEVHPVLEKLKAINNYNPKDFDWNLKNGRVFIIKSYSEDDIHRSIKYSIWCSTEHGNKRLDAAYRSLNGKGPLYLLFSVNGSGHFCGVAEMKSVVDYNAYAGVWSQDKWKGKFEVKWIFVKDVPNNQLRHIRLENNDNKPVTNSRDTQEVPLEKAKQVLKIIATFKHTTSIFDDFAHYEKRQEEEEAMRRERNRNKQ; translated from the exons ATGTCAGCCACTAGCGTGGATCAG AGACCTAAAGGGCAAGGAAATAAAG TTTCAGTACAAAACGGTTCGATTCATCAAAAAGATGCTGTAAATGATGATGATTTTGAGCCATACTTAAGTAGCCAGACAAATCAG AGTAACAGCTATCCACCAATGTCAGATCCATACATGCCTAGTTACTATGCTCCATCCATTGGATTTCCATATTCTCTTGGGGAAGCAGCGTGGTCCACAGCTGGAGACCAGCCTATGCCATATCTGACAACCTATGGACAAATGAGTAATGGAGAACATCACTATATACCAGATGGTGTATTTAGTCAACCTGGGGCATTAGGAAATACCCCTCCATTTCTTGGTCAACATGGATTTAACTTTTTTCCTGGTAATGCTGATTTCTCTACATGGGGGACAAGTGGATCTCAGGGACAATCAACACAAAGTTCTGCTTATAGTAGCAGTTATGGCTATCCACCTAGTTCTCTTGGGAGAGCTATTACTGATGGACAggctggatttggcaatgatacTTTGAGTAAGGTGCCTGGCATTAGCAGTATTGAGCAAGGCATGACTGGACTGAAAATTGGTGGTGACCTGACAGCTGCAGTGACAAAAACTGTAGGTACAGCTTTGAGCAGCAGTGGTATGACTAGCATTGCAACCAATAGTGTGCCCCCAGTTAGCAGTGCAGCACCTAAACCAACCTCCTGGGCTGCCATCGCCAGAAAGCCTGCCAAACCTCAACCGAAACTTAAACCCAAGGGCAATGTGGGAATTGGGGGTTCTGCTGTACCACCACCTCCTATAAAACACAACATGAATATTGGAACTTGGGATGAAAAAGGGTCAGTGGTAAAGGCTCCACCAACCCAACCAGTTCTGCCTCCTCAAACTATAATCCAGCAGCCTCAGCCATTAATTCAACCACCACCATTGGTGCAAAGCCAACTGCCTCAACAGCAGCCTCAACCACCACAACCACAGCAGCAACAAGGACCTCAGCCACAGGCCCAGACTCACCAAGTGCAGCCTCAACAGCAGCAGCTGCAGAATCGCTGGGTAGCTCCTCGTAACAGGGGAGCAGGCTTCAACCAGAACAATGGAGCGGGCAGTGAAAACTTTGGTTTAGGTGTTGTACCTGTCAGTGCTTCACCTTCTAGTGTAGAAGTGCATCCCGTGCTGGAAAAGCTAAAGGCCATAAACAACTATAATCCCAAAGACTTTGATTGGAATCTGAAGAATGGACGTGTGTTTATAATTAAAAGCTACTCTGAGGATGACATACATCGTTCCATTAAATACTCTATCTGGTGTAGTACTGAGCATGGTAATAAGCGTTTGGATGCAGCTTACCGTTCCCTGAACGGGAAAGGCCCACTCTATTTACTCTTCAGTGTGAATGGCAGTGGACATTTTTGTGGAGTGGCTGAAATGAAGTCTGTTGTGGACTATAATGCGTATGCTGGTGTCTGGTCTCAGGATAAGTGGAAGGGCAAATTTGAAGTTAAATGGATCTTTGTCAAAGATGTTCCCAATAACCAATTACGGCATATTCGCttagaaaataatgacaacaaaCCGGTTACCAATTCAAGGGACACTCAAGAGGTACCCCTAGAAAAAGCTAAGCAAGTGCTTAAAATAATTGCTACTTTCAAGCATACCACCTCAATCTTTGATGACTTTGCACATTATGAAAAGCGTCAAGAAGAGGAGGAAGCCATGCGTAGG